In the Leptospira limi genome, one interval contains:
- a CDS encoding class II aldolase/adducin family protein, giving the protein MTLDPKKTKSIQKDMITACIQLADLGFLAGIGGNLAVRVDETYMVVTPSASDYYTMKPEDLCVLHIDTLRMVEGTKQPTTESGIHASFLKKRPDINVSLHTHQPLASAITLLGKDLILKEKETKERLGDRLVMVSYAPSGTSFLVRAFQSKITDKTNGYLLKNHGIVCGAKDLKSAIRSVSLIEKEASEFLRKSIQNHPNPNRLSSGVINQINTIFISARHT; this is encoded by the coding sequence ATGACCCTCGACCCAAAAAAAACCAAATCCATCCAAAAAGATATGATAACCGCCTGTATTCAGTTAGCTGATCTTGGTTTTTTAGCAGGGATCGGTGGCAATTTAGCAGTACGAGTGGATGAAACCTATATGGTGGTCACTCCTTCTGCAAGTGATTATTATACAATGAAACCTGAAGACCTTTGTGTCTTACACATTGATACCTTACGAATGGTGGAAGGCACAAAACAACCTACAACGGAAAGTGGAATCCATGCTAGTTTTTTAAAAAAACGACCCGACATCAATGTGAGTTTACACACTCACCAACCGTTAGCAAGTGCCATTACATTACTTGGAAAAGATTTAATATTAAAAGAAAAGGAAACAAAAGAACGATTGGGAGATCGATTGGTAATGGTTTCTTATGCTCCTTCTGGAACCTCTTTTTTAGTTCGTGCCTTTCAATCAAAAATTACAGACAAAACAAATGGTTACTTACTCAAAAACCATGGAATTGTCTGTGGAGCAAAGGATCTTAAATCAGCGATCCGATCTGTTTCCCTAATAGAAAAAGAAGCATCTGAATTTTTACGAAAGTCCATCCAAAATCATCCAAATCCAAACCGACTTTCTTCGGGAGTCATCAACCAAATCAATACGATCTTTATAAGTGCAAGGCATACTTAG
- a CDS encoding class II aldolase/adducin head domain-containing protein, producing the protein MIQLAKKTNRVKKNQSSDELELQDLWNRLESKGLFQNLSASLSFLIPGKGKMILMLKGEGKKKQPIVGIYSLENPNIMLSGDDSLPNLPSLIRFHADLYKIRPDVGAIVRFIPPWSSHLHSLDQPLPLVFDEQCRQLGAPVYQLPIDLNGNLLPSPILTSGANGFMLGEEIIITSVTREKAIYNCELIEKCAKAYLLAIATGGKVKQIPWFVRFIAKSRLLKDEKKAMEFYKRGERPTGFKAY; encoded by the coding sequence ATGATCCAACTAGCTAAAAAAACAAATAGAGTAAAGAAAAATCAATCTTCAGATGAATTGGAATTACAAGATCTCTGGAACCGATTGGAATCCAAGGGACTTTTCCAAAATCTATCGGCAAGTTTGTCTTTTTTAATACCTGGTAAAGGTAAAATGATCCTTATGTTGAAAGGGGAAGGTAAAAAGAAACAACCTATTGTCGGAATTTATAGTTTAGAGAATCCAAATATAATGTTAAGTGGAGATGATTCGTTACCGAATCTTCCTTCCTTGATTCGTTTCCATGCTGACCTTTATAAAATTCGCCCAGATGTTGGCGCGATTGTGAGATTCATTCCTCCCTGGAGTTCTCATTTACATTCACTCGACCAACCTCTTCCTTTGGTTTTTGACGAACAATGCCGGCAATTAGGAGCACCTGTTTACCAATTACCAATTGATCTGAATGGAAATTTATTACCTAGTCCCATACTTACTTCCGGTGCCAATGGATTTATGTTAGGTGAAGAGATCATCATCACAAGTGTCACTCGCGAGAAAGCAATTTATAATTGTGAATTGATCGAAAAATGTGCCAAAGCATACTTGTTGGCTATTGCAACAGGGGGAAAGGTAAAACAAATTCCATGGTTTGTTCGCTTCATTGCAAAAAGTCGTTTATTAAAAGACGAAAAAAAAGCGATGGAATTTTACAAACGTGGTGAAAGGCCAACTGGTTTTAAAGCCTACTAA
- a CDS encoding response regulator, with protein sequence MIQNTKAKVLIIDDEPTNLQILNEILKNDYILFFAKDAEKGWELANRESPDLILLDVMMPEVTGYELIQRLKENQSTKYIPVIFVTALTDVGDEEKGFKLGAVDYITKPVSPSIVKARVKTHLSLVNSEEVKITRLQIIQRLGMASEYKDNETGMHVIRMSHYSKTLALAIGYSEEGAEEILNAAPMHDVGKIGIPDSIIQKPGKLTEEEWQIMKRHPQIGAEIIGDHHSSLLKLAKSIALTHHEKYDGTGYPYQLKGENIPLEGRIIAIADVFDALTTVRPYKKAWEVEDALSYLQKESGTHFDPQLVKEFLKVLPKVLEIKAEWPEEMEKKNHS encoded by the coding sequence ATGATACAGAATACAAAAGCAAAGGTCCTTATCATCGATGATGAACCTACGAATTTACAAATTTTAAACGAAATTCTTAAAAATGATTATATCCTATTTTTTGCCAAAGATGCGGAAAAAGGTTGGGAACTTGCTAATCGAGAAAGTCCCGATTTAATTCTTTTGGATGTGATGATGCCAGAAGTCACAGGTTATGAACTCATCCAGCGATTAAAAGAAAACCAAAGTACCAAATACATCCCTGTAATTTTTGTTACAGCTCTCACTGATGTAGGAGATGAAGAAAAAGGATTTAAATTAGGTGCTGTTGATTATATTACAAAACCAGTAAGTCCCTCCATTGTGAAAGCACGGGTCAAAACTCATTTGTCACTTGTGAATAGCGAAGAAGTCAAAATTACAAGATTACAAATCATCCAAAGATTGGGTATGGCTTCGGAATACAAAGACAATGAAACGGGTATGCATGTCATCCGTATGAGCCACTATTCAAAAACACTAGCACTTGCTATCGGATACAGCGAAGAAGGTGCGGAAGAAATTTTAAATGCAGCTCCTATGCATGATGTTGGAAAAATTGGGATCCCAGATTCTATCATCCAAAAACCTGGAAAACTCACGGAAGAAGAATGGCAAATCATGAAACGCCATCCGCAAATTGGAGCAGAGATCATAGGAGATCATCATTCTAGTTTGTTAAAATTAGCAAAATCCATAGCACTCACTCACCATGAAAAATATGATGGAACCGGATACCCTTACCAATTAAAAGGGGAAAATATCCCATTAGAAGGTAGGATCATTGCGATTGCCGATGTATTTGATGCATTAACAACAGTAAGACCATATAAAAAAGCATGGGAAGTTGAGGATGCATTGTCTTATTTACAAAAAGAATCGGGAACCCATTTTGATCCCCAATTGGTAAAAGAGTTTTTGAAAGTGTTACCAAAAGTTTTAGAAATCAAAGCAGAATGGCCAGAAGAAATGGAAAAAAAGAACCATTCGTAA